Genomic segment of Nitrospirota bacterium:
CCCCAGAAGGTCTCCAGGGCCTTCAGGGCCTCCAGCCGGCGGGCGTACTCGTCCCCGGGATGGACGTTGGGGTTGTACCACAGGCCCGAAAGAGAAATGCCCTTCCCCCTTACGTGCCGGATGGGGAAAAGGGCGCAGTTGGCGCAGCAGAGGTGCATCAGGAGCCTCATGCCCTTATTATAACCGAAGACGGTCAGCCCGCTCCGGTAGCGGCGCTCACTTCCGGCCCGTGTAGGTAACCCGGTAGACGGCCCCGGCGTAATCGTCGCTTATGTAGAGCCCGCCCCGCGGCCCCTGGACGACGTCCACGGGGCGGCCCGTCTTGCCCCCGTCGGCGAGCCAGCCGCTTGCAAAGTCCTCGGGCGGCCCCGCTGGCCTGCCGTTTTTCATGCGAAAGGAGACGACCTTGTAGCCCACCGGGACGGTCCGGTTCCAGGAGCCGTGGAGGGCGACGAAGAGCCGCCCTCTGTACTCTTCCGGAAGGGAGCCGCCCGTGGCGAAGCACAGGCCCAGGGGGGCGCTGTGGGCCTGGATTGTGGCCACCGGCGGGGTGGTCTTCGGGCAGAAAGCCGCATTGTCCATCTCGGGGTCCGGCACCCTGTCGCCGTAGCAGAAGGGCCACCCGTAGTCGTTCCCCTCCTTGATGACGTTCACTTCCTCCGGGGGAAGGTCGTCGCCGAGCCAGTCCCGGCCGTTGTCCCCGCCGAAGAGCTCGCCGGTCTCCGGATGAAAGGCCAGGCCCACCGTATTTCTGAGCCCCCGGGCGATGACCTCGGCCCCCGTGCCGTCGGCGTCGGCCCTGATGACCGCGGCCCGCCTGGGGTCTTTCTCCACGCAGGCGTTACACGAGGAGCCCACGGAGACGTACATCTTTCCGTCCGGGCCGAAGACGATGGTGCGGGTGAAGTGTCTTCCCCCTCCGGGCAGGGGGAGCAGCTCCTGGCGTTTCCCCAGGTTCCTGCCTTCGGGCTCGTAGGGATAGCGGGAGACCATGTCGGTCTCGGCGACATAGAGGTATCCGCCGTGGAAGGCTATGCCGTGCGGTCTCCGGAGACCAGCGAGCACGGTCTCCGGGGCGGCGGCACCGTCGCGCTCGGGGAGGGCCACCACCTTTCCCTTCCCGGTGAGGGTAACGTAAAGGACCCCCGCGGGGTCGAAGGCCATGAAGCGGGCCCCGGGAAGCCCGCCGGAGAACATTTCCAGCCGGAACCCCGCCGGGGTCGTTATGCCCGAAAGCCGCTCGCCCCGGGGCGGGGCCGCCTCCGTGCAGGCGAAGAGGGCCAGGACGAGGGCCGCAGAGAGGACCTTCCTCACGGGGTCTCCTCCGCCGGGGTGACCACGGCCATCACCACCAGGGGCTCGCCCCTGTCGGCCCGGAACCCGTGGGGGACCATGGGGTCGCAGAGGATGCACGTCTTCTCGTCGGCCTCCCGGGACTCCTCCCCCACCAGGAAGGTGCCCCGCCCCTGCACGCAGTACATGAGCAGCCTCAGGGGGGCCTTGTGGGGCTCCAGGCTCTGCCCCGGCTCCAGGCACATGAGGGCGACGCGCATCTCGGGCTTGTCCGAGAGCATCTCCCGGGATATGCGGTCGGGGTAGAAACGTATCAATTGCTTCAGGTCGAGCGTCTCCATGCCGTTCTCCTTTCCCTCTCCGTTCTTTGGTGATGATAGCACTCCTCGGGGCGCGCGTCCATGGCCCGCCCCGTGCCGGGGCCGCCCGGAATTCCTTGCATTTTCCGGTTATTAGGAACTACTATATGTATGCTTTGTCCCTCGCCCAGAGCATAAGCACCGTGCGCGAAAGGATAGCCGAAGCCGCGGTGCGGGCCGGGCGGAGGCCCGAGGACGTGCTCCTGGTGGCGGTGAGCAAGGGCGTGGCGGTGGAGGCCATCGAGGAGGCCCTGGCGGCCGGCCTCACCGTGTTCGGGGAAAGCAAGGTGCAGGAGGCGGAGGAAAAGGCCCGGGCCCTCCGGGGCCGCAACGTGCGGTGGCACATGGTGGGCCATCTCCAGAGGAACAAGGCCGGGCCGGCCGTGAGGCTCTTCGACCTCATCCATTCGGTGGATTCGGTGCGGCTCCTGGAGGCCCTGGAAGGGCACGCGGCGGAGGCCGGCAGGAGCCAGCCCGTGCTCATTCAGGTAAACCTGGCCGGGGAGGAGAGCAAGTACGGGGTTCCGGAGGAGAAGCTCGGCCCCCTCGCGGAGGCCGCCCGGGTGCTCGAGAAGGTCAGGGTCGAGGGGCTCATGACCATACCGCCATTCGATGAGGACCCGGAGAAGTCCCGCCCCCTGTACCGGAGGCTGAGGGAGCTGGCGGAGCGGTACGGATTTCGGCACCTCTCCATGGGGATGAGCGGCGATTTCGAAGTGGCCGTCGAGGAAGGGGCCACCATGGTACGGGTGGGCACCGTCCTGTTCGGCGAGAGGCAATACGCATGATAGGCTTTATCGGCGGAGGCAACATGGCCGAGGCCCTCTTAAGGGGCATGGCCGGCAAGGGGCTCGAGGGCGTGCAGGTCTCCGAGCCCTCCGAGGAGCGGCGTCGGCACCTTGAAAGCGCCCTGGGGGTGGCGGCCTTCTATGACAACCCCCGCCTGGCGCGGACCTCGGACATCGTGCTCCTGGCCGTCAAGCCCCAGGGCATGGAAGCCGTGCTCGAGGAGATACGCGGCGCGCTCACGCCGGAGAAGACCGTGGTCTCCATCGCCGCGGGCATAACGCTCCGGTATCTGGAGGAGCGCCTGGGCACGCGGAAGCTCGTGCGGGTGATGCCCAACATGGGGGCCATGGTGGGCGAGAGCATGTCGGTCTTGTCCCTCTGCGAATGTTTCGCCGAGGGCGAGATAACGCCCGTGCGGGACATCTTCATGTCCTCCGGACGGGTGCTGGTGCTCCCGGAGAAGTACATGGACGCGGTGACGGCGCTCTCGGGGAGCGGGCCGGCCTTCCTGGCCCTCTTCGTGGAGGCCATGGCAAGGGCCGGGGAGCAGGCGGGCCTCCGGGAGAGCGACGCCCGGGAGCTTGCACTGCAGACGCTCAGGGGCACCGCGGCCCTCCTGGACAGCGGCCTTTCGCCGGAGCGTATGATAGAGATGGTGCGCTCCCCGGGGGGGACCACCGCAGCGGGGCTGGAGGTCTTCGAGAAAAGGGCCCTCCGGCTGACGGTGGCCGAGGCCCTCCAGGCGGCGGCCCGGAGGGCGGCGGAGCTGGCCCGGTAGGGACGGCAAAAAACCATGGAGGTGAGATGTTCGCATTGAGTAACTTCGTTTCCGCGGTCGCAACGGTCCTGGATATCGCGCTCAGACTTTACATGTGGGTGGTCATCATCGCGGCCATCATCACCTGGGTGAACCCCGACCCGTACAACCCCGTAGTGCGCTTCCTCTACGGCGTGACCGAGCCGGTCCTCAGGCCCATCAGGCGCCATCTCCCCATCGCCATGGGCATAGATTTTTCGCCGCTTATCGTTATTCTGGTCATAATATTCCTGCGGAGCTTCCTTGTCTCGTCGCTTTTTGAGCTGGCGGCAAGGATGAGATAACACAAAGGAGGGCAGGGGCCATGCGCATTACGCCTCTCGACATCCAGCAAAAACAGTTCCCCATCAAGATGAGGGGTTTCGACGTCGAGGAGGTGTACGCCTTCCTCGAGGTCGTCCGCGAGGAAATGGAGGAGCTTCTCCGGGAGAACGCCCATCTCAAGGAAAACGTCTACAGGATGGAAAACCAGGTCAAGCAGTACAAGGACATGGAGGTGGCGCTTCGCGAAACCCTCATCACCGCCCAGCAGATGGTGGAGGAGTACAAGCTCAATGCCCGGAAGGAGTCGGACCTCATCCTCCGGGAGGCGGAGCTCAACGCGGAGGCCATCCTGAAGGACGCCCAGGACAAGATGGTCAGAATTCACGAGGATATCGTGGACCTGAAGGGCATCCGGCGGCACTTCCGCGAGGAGATGAAGCGCCTCCTGGAGTCCCACGCGCGCATGCTGCAGTTCGACTACGAGCGCGAGGGCGAGGCCCCGGCGGAGCGCGAAGTAGCCGTGGAGGAGGAAGAGGAGTAGCCGGTGCCGTACAAGGCGGTAAAGGGCATGCAGGACATCCTGCCGCCCGACGTCTACGTCTGGCAGGCCGTGGAGGATGCGGCCCGGCGGGTCTTCAGGGCCTTCGGGTTCCACGAGATGCGCCCCCCCGTCCTGGAGTCCACGGACGTCTTTACCCGGAGCATCGGGGAGAGCACGGACATCGTGGAGAAGGAGATGTACACCTTCCAGGACAAGGGCGGGCGAAGCATCTCGCTCAGGCCCGAGGGGACGGCTTCGGTGGTGCGCGCCTACGTGGAGCATCATCTGCAGAGCGAGCCCTCTCCCCAGAAGTACTACTACATGGGCCCCATGTTCCGGTACGAGCGGCCCCAGAAGGGGCGCCTCAGGCAGTTCTACCAGCTTGGGGCCGAGGCCTTCGGGGTGGCCGAGCCCGGGATGGACGCCGAGGTCATCTCCATGGTTTGGACGTTCCTCGGGGAGGTGGGCCTGGGCTCTCTGAGCCTGGAGGTGAACTCCATCGGCTGCCGCCGGTGCCGGCCCGCCTACACGGCCGCACTGAGGGAGTATTTCTCCGAGAAGCTCCCCCTGCTGTGTCCGGACTGCCAGCGGCGCCACGAGCGTAACCCCCTGAGAATATTCGACTGCAAGGTGCCCGCGTGCGTGGAGCTCCGGAAGGGCGCTCCACGGGTCTCGGACTTCCTTTGCGGGGACTGCCGCGTCCATTTCGCCGCGCTCAGGGGATACCTCGAGGACCTGGGCATCCCCTATCGCGTAAGCCCCGAGATGGTCCGGGGGCTCGACTACTACACCCGCACCACCTTCGAGCTGACGACCGAGCGCCTGGGCGCGCAGAACGCCGTGGCCGCCGGAGGGCGGTATGACCGGCTGGTGAAGGAGTTCGGGGGACCGGACGTCCCGGCCATGGGGTTTGCCCTGGGCGTGGAGAGGCTGGTGGCCCTCATAAGGGAGGAGCGCGCCGTCTCCCCTCCCCGGCCCGAGCTTTTCGTCGCCTGCCTGGGCCAGGAGGCCTCCCGGGAGGCCCTGAAGATGGCCCAGGCACTGAGGGGCCAGGGGGTCTGGGTGGAGACGGGCTACGAGGGGGCGTCCCTCAAGAGCCAGCTCCGGCGGGCCGACAGGTTCGGGGCCGGGCTCGTCTTCATCATCGGCGAAGACGAGCTTGCCAGGGGACAGGTGGGATGGAAGGACATGGCCCGGGGGACCTCCGGGGAGGTCCCCATGGGAGAGGCTCTCCGTTTTTTCAAGGGGGAAAGAGACAAGGCACGGGTGAAGTAGGCCACCTGCTGAACGGGGGGAGGAGCCGGCGCCCCGAGGAGGCCACGATGAGCAAGGTTGCGGTGTTTGACGACGAGCCCTTCATCCTCATGATGATAGAGGACAAGCTCACCCGGGCGGGCATCGAGGTAGTCGCCTCCCGCCGGAGCGTGGGGGCCCTGGATTTACTCAAAAGGGAGCGGCCCGACCTCATCATCCTGGACTGGATGATGCCGGAGGTAAGCGGCATCGAGGTCTGCAGGCGTATCAAGTCGGACCCGGAGCTTTCGGGCATCCCCATCTTCATGCTGACGGCCCGGGCACAGGAGGAGGACATCAGGGCGGGCATGCGCTGCGGGGTGAAGAGATACCTCGCCAAACCCTTCAGCCCGAGGGCCCTCCTGGAGATTGTCCAGGACGAGCTGAGCAAGCAGCAAGGGTAGCCCGCCGCTCACCCCACCTCGTGGAGGCTGCGCACCTTGAGGGGTATGCCCAGCTCCGCGGCGAGCTCCTTGCACTTGCGCACATCCACGCCGGGGGCCTCCACCACGGTGGCGCGCACCACGGGGATGTGCTTTTTGGCCTCCCGGATGAAATCGAGCACCCCGGCGAAGGCTCCGCCGAAGACGGGGTGGCAGAGCTCCCGGTAGGTGTTTTCGTCCGGGGCGTCCAGGCTCACCGAGACCTCGTCGACGAGGCCCCTCAGCTCCGGAAGGATGTTGCGCCCGTGGATGAGGTTTCCGTGGCCGTTGGTGTTGATGCGGACGCGCCCGCCCCGCCCTTTCACCCACCGGGCCAGCTCCCTGACCAGGTCGAGCCTCATGAGGGGCTCCCCGTAGCCGCAGAAGACGACCTCGGCGTACCCGGCGGGGTCGCCTATGGCGGCCTGAAGCTCTTCCAGGGCCGGTTCCCGGCGAAGCCGGAGGTTATGGCCCTTGACGAAGTCCGAGTGGAACCGCACGCAGAAGGAGCAGCGGTTGGTGCAGCGGTTGGTGATGTTCAGGTAGAGGCTCCGCCGTATCTTGTAGACGATGGCCCCCTCCGTGGGCACCGCCGCCACCCCGAAGAGCTTCCCGGCATTGAGCGTGGTCATCCGGGCCACGTCCTCCAGGCTCACCTCCCTCAGCGCGGCCACCTCCCGCGCGGTGTGAAGAACATAGGCGGGCTCGTTGCGTTTCCCCCGCCTGGGGACGGGGGCCAGGTAGGGGGCGTCGGTCTCAAGGAGAAGGTACTCGTCGGGGATCGTCTTGACCGCTTCCCTGAGCTCATGGGCCCTGGGAAAGGTGACCGGCCCGGCCACCGAGACGTAAAGCCCCAGGGCCGCGGCTGTCCTGAGCAGCTCGCGGTCTCCGGAGAAGCAGTGAAGCACCCCCTTTGTGACGCCCGCCTCCCTGAGGATGCCGACGGTGTCCTGCGTGGCCTCCCGTGAATGGATGACCGCGGGAAGCCCCGCCTCCCGGGCCAGGGCGAGGTGCGCCCTGAAGACCTCCCGCTGGACCTCCCGGGGGGAGTGCTCGTAGTGGTAGTCCAGGCCGGTCTCCCCCACGGCGACGACCTTTTCCCGGCCGAGCCACGCCCTGAGCTCTTCACGGAGGGCGGGAGTGAACAGTTGCGCGTCGTGGGGATGGATGCCCACCGCGGCGTAAACTCCCTCGTGGGCCAGGGCCAGGGCCAGGGCCTTCCGGTTGCTTTCGGGGTCGGAGCCCACGGTAATCATGGCGGCCAGGCCGGCCTCCCGGGCCCGCTCGATGACCGCGTCCCTGTCCTTGTCGAACCGTGCCATCTCCAGGTGGCAGTGGGTGTCCACAAGGGGCGGGATGTCAGCCGGGACGCCCTTTTCTTCCGTTCGTTCCTTCATTTCTTTCTTTGGTGCGGCTCAGGCGCCGCGGTGGACTCGCTTGCCCCGCCTGAGGCGGCACGGGGAGGGGCATCAGGCACCGAACTTCTTGAGCCTCCCGGCGTTTGCCAACAGAAGGGGCATGAGCCCGACGGACCGGAAAATGCCCAGCTCGCCCCGGAGGCACTCCCGCTCCGAGAAGCCCTGCGAGAGCGCTCCGAGCACGTAGGGGGCCTTGATGAGGACGGGCACGGGGTGCCAACTGTGGGAGCGGAGCGCCGAAGGGGTGGAGTGGTCCCCCGTGATGGTCGCCACGTCGAACCCCAGCTCCAGGAGCTTGGGCAGAAAGCGGTCCACTTCCTCTATCTTGCGCTTCTTGGCCTCGAAATTGCCGTCCTCGCCGTAGGAGTCCACCTTCTTGACGTGGAAGAAGAAGAAATCATACTTGCCGTAGTTCCCCCTGAGGACGTCGAACTCCTCCCTCAGGTCGCCGGTGAGGTCCGGGGCGCGCATCCCCACGAGCTTGGCCACTCCCCGGTACATGGGATAGGCCGCTATGGCCAGGGCCCTCAGGCCGTACGCCTCCTCGAAAGAGGGCATGTCCGGAAGCTGGGAGAACCCGCGGAGGAGCAGGTAGTTGGCCTTTTCCTCCTCCTTGAGGACCTGGGCGGCCTCTTCAAGAACCTTCCGGGCCACCCCGGCGACCCTCTCGGCCTCTGGTGTCTCGGCCTCGATGGGCAGGGGTTCCTTGCCGGTCTCCTGGGGGTCGGTGTCCTCTATGCTCTGTGAGCCCGGAGGCATCTTCCCGGGGAACCTGAGCCTTATGGCCAATCTGTGCTCCATACCCTGGACGAAGGTGACCTCCACCCCGTCGACCTCCCGCACCCTCTGCTGAAGACGGGCGGTGAGCTTCTTGCCCTCCTCGGTGGGTATCCGGCCGGCGCGCCGGTCCTCTATGAGCCCGTCGCGCATGGTGGCGTAGTTGCCCCGGATGGCGATGTCGGTGTCCTTTATCTCCATGTCGAGCCCCAGGGCCTCCAGGATGCCCCTGCCTATCTGGTAAACCTGGGGGTCGTACCCGAAGAGCCCCAGGTGGCCCGGTCCGCTCCCCGGGGTGATGGCAGGCTTGACCGGCACGTGCAGGCCGCAGGCCCCCTCCCGGGCCAGGGCGTCCATGTGGGGGGTCTCGGCCGCCTCCAGCTCGGTCTTGCCCTTGTCCGGCCCCTCCGGGGCCGGCAACCCGCCCAGGCCGTCCATGACGAGCATGAGTATCTTGGAGGAATTCCTGACGACAAGGGGCCGGATAAGATCCTGCATGGAGGAAATATTAACCGAACAGAGGGGCATTTGCAAGGCGGAGCCGGGGAGGCCTCCCTGCCCGGACGGGGAGGTTGACAAAGGGGAGGGCGCTCCTGTACAATTGCGATTGAGTTTCAGTTACATATCGAGGGGAGGCTTTTTTCCGGCATGGGATGTCATGGTTCGCAGGCGACGGAGGTGCGCGATGCCCAGGGCGTGGGCCGGGTGGTCCTGGTGGGTAACCCCAACGTGGGCAAGAGCGTGCTTTTCGGGCTTCTGACGGGCAAGTATACCACGGTCTCCAACTACCCCGGCACCACGGTCGAGGTATCCCAGGGCAGCGCGACCATAGAGGGCGGGAAGTTTCTGCTGGTGGACACGCCGGGGGTCAACAGCCTCCTGCCCATGAGCGAGGACGAGCAGGTCACCCGGGACATCCTTTTGAGGGAGAGGCCTGCCAAGGTGGTGCAGGTGGGCGACTCCAAGAACCTCAGGCGCACGCTCTATCTCACCCTGCAGCTTGCCGAGATGGGACTTCCCGTCGTCCTCGACCTCAATATGGAGGACGAGGCCAGGGACAGGGGCATAACCATAGACGTAAAAAAGCTCCGCTCGCTTTTGGGCACGGAGGTGGTAAGCACCGTGGCCTCCGAGCGCCGGGGCCTCCGGGGCCTCCGGGCGGCCATCACCTCCGCGGAGACCGCGGCCCCGGTCCTGCCGGTACGGTATCATCCCTTAATCGAAGAGTACATCGAAAGGGTGGCCGCCCTTCTGCCCCGGGGAGGGGTATCGCGCCGGAGCTTGGCCGCCATGATAGTCTCCGGGGACGAGTCGCTGGCCCCATGGCTCACCGGAGAGCTGGAGCCCGCCCGCGTGCAGGAGGTGGAGGCCCTGGCCGACGAGTGCCGCCGCAGGTTCGCCGGCTCGGTGGGGCTGTCCGTCAACGAGGCCCGCATGAAGCTCGCCGGCGAGCTGGCCGGGCAGGTCATCAGCAAGGCCCCGGGCGCCAAGGGCTCGGTGGCCGCCTTCATCGGGAGGATGAGCATGCATCCCGTCTGGGGGATACCCCTCCTCCTTGCGGTTCTCTACGCCCTGTATCTCTTCGTCGGGGTGCTGGGCGCCGGTACGCTGGTGGACTTCATGGAGAATATCGTTTTCGGCCGGCACCTTAACCCCATGTTCGCCAAGGTCGTCGATACGCTCGTTCCCCTGCAATTCTTCCGGGACATGCTGGTCGGGCGCTACGGGATAATCACCATGGCCCTTACCTATGCCATCGCCATAATCCTGCCCATCACGACCACTTTTTTCATCGCCTTCTCCATTCTGGAGGACTCGGGCTACCTGCCCCGGCTGGCCGTCATGAGCAACAGGATATTCAACGTCATGGGCCTCTCGGGCAAGGCGGTCCTCCCCATGGTCCTGGGGCTGGGGTGCGGGACCATGGCGGTCATGACCACCCGCATCCTGGAGACCAGGCGCGAGAGGGTCATCGCCACCTTCCTCCTGGCCCTGGCCGTACCGTGCTCGGCCCAGTTGGGCGTTATCATGGGCATCATGGGCAGCCTCTCGGGCAGGGCCCTGTCCATCTGGATACTCACGGTGCTGGGCATACTGCTGCTGAGCGGTTTTCTCGCTTCCAAGCTGGTGCGGGGCAGCGAGCCGGAGTTCTTTCTCGAACTGCCCCCCATACGGATGCCCACGCTGGCCAACGTCATGGTCAAGACCGGCAACCGGGCCATCTGGTATCTGAAGGAGGCCGTTCCCCTTTTCATCTACGGCACCCTGGCCCTTTTCCTTCTGGACAAGCTCCACATGCTGGGGGCCATAGAGCGTTTCCTTTCCCCCGTGGTCACCGGCGTGCTGGGGCTTCCGCAGAGCGCCACCGAGGCGTTTCTCATCGGGTTTTTCAGGCGGGACTACGGTGCGGCAGGCCTGTACGCCCTGTCCTCGAAGGGCATGCTCACCCCGGTGCAGACGCTGGTGAGCCTGGTGACGCTTACCCTGTTCGTGCCGTGCCTTGCCCATCTTCTGATGATGATAAAGGAACGGGGAATGAGGCTCTCGCTGGCCATATTCTTCGCCATCATCCCCATTGCGGTGGCCGTGGGCGGGGTGCTCAACTGGGTTCTGAGGACCTTTGACATCAACCTTCTTTAAGGAGGAAAAATGACGGACGACAAGCCCACCAGGATAATGCCCGACGAGGCCACGGCCCAGGGCCTCTACGAGGACGAGGTGCTGGAGACCGTATGGCTCATCCGGGAGAGGCAGCCGTCGGTGGACTTCGAGGAGCTCCTCAAGGAGATGGGCAACGAGGAGGGCCTCCGCCGGATGCAGAAGAGAGGCCTCATCCAGATACAGGAGGGCAAGGTCATCCTCACCGAGGACGGGGAGCGCCGCGCCCGCGACATCACCCGGAGGCACCGGCTGGCGGAGCGGCTTTTCCATGACGTCCTGGACGTCAAGGACTTCGAGCCCGAGGCCTGCCGGCTGGAGCACGCCATCAGCCCCGAGGTGGAAGAGGCCATCTGCACCCTTCTCGGGCACCCCCCGGTCTGCCCCCACGGAAAACCCATCCCCCGGGGGAAGTGCTGCACCGTGTACGCGCGGAAGGTCAAGCCCCTGGTCAGCAGCCTGAAGGACCTGCAAGTGGGCGCCCGGGCCCGGGTGATGTTCATCAACGTGCCGGCCATGGACCGCTTGGCCTCCCTGGGGCTTGTGCCGGGTTCCGTCATCGTCCTTCACCAGCGGAAGCCCTCCTTCGTGATTGACATCGACGAGACCACCATCGCTCTGGACGAGGAGATTGCCAGGGGCATCTTCGTGAAGCAGGCGGAGGAGCAGTAGCTTGATGAGCAAACGGATTTGGTGTATCATGTTTCCCTCCGGGGGGCGTAAGGACGCGCCCCGTGCCAGGGGCGACCCGGGCGGCGGGGGAGCGGGAACGTGATGGGTGTCGAGAGCAAGATTGAGTATTTCAGGGATTTCATCCACGCCAAGGGCCTGAGGTACACCCCCGAGAGGGAGGCCATCGCCAGGGAGGTCTTCCGCAGGAAGGGGCACTTCGACCCGGAGGAGCTGCACCAGGCCCTCCGGCGGGAGGGACACAAGGTCTCCCGGGCCTCCGTCTACAGGACCCTTCCCCTCATGATGGAGGCGGGCATCCTCGAGCAGGTGGAGATGACCGACAAGCACGCCCACTATGAGCGGGTCATGGGGAGGGAGCATCACGACCACATGCTCTGTGTCTCCTGCGGGCGGGTCATCGAATTCTATTCGGAGGAGATGGAGAAGCTCCAGGAGCGGCTCTGCGAGGAGGAGGGCTTCCAGGGCGCCTCCCATACCCTGGAGATAAAGGGCTACTGCAGCAGGTGCAGAAAGAAGGCCCCCCGCCCGGTGTAAAAGGGCGCGGCATCCCGGGCGTCCCCCTCTCCGTCGGCGAGCAAGGCGGCTTCTGCACGACCGAAAGCCGGCAGGCTTTACAATCCCGAAAGGCCCGTGGTAGATTGCACTATGAAATACGGCGAACGTGCGATAAAAAAAGCAAAACTTGAGCTCTGGGACAACCCCGCCCCCGACAGGGACTACGAGATAGACATGAGCTTCCCGGAGTTCACCTGCCTGTGCCCCCGCTCGGGATATCCCGATTTCGCCACCATCGGGATAAACTACGTGCCCGACCGAAAGGTCGTGGAACTGA
This window contains:
- a CDS encoding transcriptional repressor encodes the protein MGVESKIEYFRDFIHAKGLRYTPEREAIAREVFRRKGHFDPEELHQALRREGHKVSRASVYRTLPLMMEAGILEQVEMTDKHAHYERVMGREHHDHMLCVSCGRVIEFYSEEMEKLQERLCEEEGFQGASHTLEIKGYCSRCRKKAPRPV
- the queF gene encoding preQ(1) synthase, which gives rise to MKYGERAIKKAKLELWDNPAPDRDYEIDMSFPEFTCLCPRSGYPDFATIGINYVPDRKVVELKSLKLYLNSFRGVSISHEAAVNAIYDELKARLKPRRLEVVGDFNPRGNLKTVVRVGG
- the feoB gene encoding ferrous iron transport protein B, with protein sequence MGCHGSQATEVRDAQGVGRVVLVGNPNVGKSVLFGLLTGKYTTVSNYPGTTVEVSQGSATIEGGKFLLVDTPGVNSLLPMSEDEQVTRDILLRERPAKVVQVGDSKNLRRTLYLTLQLAEMGLPVVLDLNMEDEARDRGITIDVKKLRSLLGTEVVSTVASERRGLRGLRAAITSAETAAPVLPVRYHPLIEEYIERVAALLPRGGVSRRSLAAMIVSGDESLAPWLTGELEPARVQEVEALADECRRRFAGSVGLSVNEARMKLAGELAGQVISKAPGAKGSVAAFIGRMSMHPVWGIPLLLAVLYALYLFVGVLGAGTLVDFMENIVFGRHLNPMFAKVVDTLVPLQFFRDMLVGRYGIITMALTYAIAIILPITTTFFIAFSILEDSGYLPRLAVMSNRIFNVMGLSGKAVLPMVLGLGCGTMAVMTTRILETRRERVIATFLLALAVPCSAQLGVIMGIMGSLSGRALSIWILTVLGILLLSGFLASKLVRGSEPEFFLELPPIRMPTLANVMVKTGNRAIWYLKEAVPLFIYGTLALFLLDKLHMLGAIERFLSPVVTGVLGLPQSATEAFLIGFFRRDYGAAGLYALSSKGMLTPVQTLVSLVTLTLFVPCLAHLLMMIKERGMRLSLAIFFAIIPIAVAVGGVLNWVLRTFDINLL
- a CDS encoding metal-dependent transcriptional regulator, producing MTDDKPTRIMPDEATAQGLYEDEVLETVWLIRERQPSVDFEELLKEMGNEEGLRRMQKRGLIQIQEGKVILTEDGERRARDITRRHRLAERLFHDVLDVKDFEPEACRLEHAISPEVEEAICTLLGHPPVCPHGKPIPRGKCCTVYARKVKPLVSSLKDLQVGARARVMFINVPAMDRLASLGLVPGSVIVLHQRKPSFVIDIDETTIALDEEIARGIFVKQAEEQ